In Colletotrichum destructivum chromosome 8, complete sequence, the following proteins share a genomic window:
- a CDS encoding Putative nitrogen permease regulator 2, protein MIQGIFYARFFPREGPHIVAQSPPGCITASSGAATTKPPLIDWDVMQEYIVPRKAFFNRYMTVQDPEGKYAVLGFPVLIPHQKYQRNEFIFNFGLVLDVDADLAQYEPVVRRLAVTFKEMEKQNEYLSQEDGGGNGGGERRPIESLLEIVKEDLNNYGECMIPVDDANTINMKLFPHHASPPQVRGWHVPVAKMKFAEIVDQTWDLTMQKVVAHIDGVNDVRRIAWLADVSLDLATLALRHLLYYDTVLLLDMFFFGSCYAPRPGIHDFVTDRDGIVDECAAYVCIHARQRVSSFMLIKLMTSFCVGKSVMEWLRAHQEAGFDVLRYVDVRRLVQFGVIKGCLYRVHKYVVSKQYLAALATGQARPKAGGDPLQQYTDGCHPFDQIITEKNLTDGEIMEKLKSLPVPSGDLTVFYR, encoded by the exons ATGATCCAAGGCATCTTCTATGCTAGGTTCTTCCCCAGGGAGG GCCCACACATCGTGGCCCAGTCGCCGCCGGGCTGCATCACGGCCTCTTCcggcgcggcgacgacgaagccgccaCTGATCGACTGGGACGTAATGCAGGAGTACATCGTGCCGCGCAAGGCCTTCTTCAACCGGTACATGACGGTACAGGACCCGGAGGGCAAGTACGCTGTGCTGGGCTTCCCCGTGCTGATCCCGCACCAAAAGTATCAGCGGAACGAGTTCATCTTTAATTTCGGACTCGTGCTGGACGTCGACGCGGACCTGGCGCAGTACGAGCCTGTCGTGAGGCGGTTGGCCGTCACCTTCAAAGAGATGGAGAAGCAGAACGAGTATCTCAGCCAGGAGGACGGTGGCGGGAAcggcggaggggagagaaggcCGATCGAGAGTCTGTTAGAGATTGTCAAGGAGGATCTGAACAACTATGGCGAGTGCATGATTCCCGTCG ACGACGCAAATACGATCAACATGAAGCTCTTCCCGCACCACGCCAGCCCACCCCAAGTCCGGGGCTGGCACGTCCCCGTCGCCAAGATGAAGTTTGCCGAGATCGTCGACCAGACCTGGGACCTGACGATGCAAAAGGTCGTCGCTCATatcgacggcgtcaacgACGTCCGCCGCATCgcctggctcgccgacgtctcGCTCGACCTGGCCACCCTCGCCCTTCGTCACCTTCTCTACTACGACACcgtcctgctgctcgacatGTTTTTCTTCGGGTCCTGTTACGCGCCGCGCCCGGGCATCCACGACTTCGTTACCGACcgcgacggcatcgtcgacgagtgCGCCGCCTACGTGTGCATCCATGCCCGCCAACGCGTGAGCAGCTTCATGCTCATCAAGCtgatgacgagcttctgcGTCGGCAAGAGCGTCATGGAGTGGTTGCGGGCCCACCAGGAAGCCGGCTTCGACGTGCTGCGGTACGTCGACGTCAGGAGGCTGGTGCAGTTCGGCGTCATCAAGGGGTGTCTGTACCGCGTGCACAAGTACGTCGTCTCGAAGCAGTAcctggcggcgctggcgacggGCCAGGCCCGGCCTAAGGCTGGCGGCGACCCGCTGCAGCAGTACACAGACGGGTGTCACCCGTTTGACCAGATCATCACGGAGAAGAACCTCACGGACGGCGAGATTATggagaagctcaagagcCTGCCGGTACCGAGCGGGGACCTGACGGTGTTTTATCGCTGA
- a CDS encoding Putative Ubiquitin-like domain, Heat shock chaperonin-binding, UBA-like superfamily, ubiquilin, whose protein sequence is MADNTEGTGDAQVTFKVKTGQDSNHTITMPESASVLDLKTKLAGQDFENVPVERQRLIYSGRVMKNDDTLGTYKIKPNNTIHMVKSAASNPAPQPAATASTPAAPAVPSNMAAGTANNILAGLTGARYAGHINLPSRETFGADGGMGAPPSDDQLAQMLSDPSMLQTMNAALDNPDFINYMIQSNPHLRNVPNAREIIQSPFMRQMMTNPDMLRNVMRMQRNMAGGGGNAAFPAPGTTDTTPAEAAAAGANTNNAAPFGFPGGLPGMPGLGGMEGLGDLGALFGPGSPFAPQQPGATPGAAAATGSNAQAPAGAGATGTTGAATGEQGANATSSPPPANPFAALFAPPPYAAQGQNAAQGQGQVPTNPFGSPFGQINPEMMQQMMNMWGLGQGGAAGGGSPAPPDNRPPEERYAEQLRQLNDMGFFDFDRNVAALRRSGGSVQGAIEHLLSG, encoded by the exons ATGGCCGACAACACAGAGGGCACCGGTGATGCCCAGGTCACCTTCAAGGTGAAGACGGGACAGGATAGCAATCATACCATCACCATGCCCGAGTCCGCCTCCGTATTGGACCTCAAGACCAAATTAGCCGGCCAAGACTTTGAGAACGTCCCCGTCGAGCGCCAGCGCCTCATCTACTCTGGCCGCGTCATGAAAAACGACGACACCCTAGGCACCTACAAGATCAAGCCCAACAACACCATTCACATGGTTAAGAGCGCCGCCAGCAACCCGGCGCCTCAACCAGCCGCTACAGCCTCAACACCCGCTGCCCCTGCCGTGCCTTCCAACATGGCTGCCGGCACCGCGAACAATATCCTCGCTGGCCTGACTGGAGCCAGATACGCCGGCCACATCAATCTGCCCAGTCGCGAGACTTTTGGGGCCGACGGAGGC ATGGGTGCCCCGCCATCCGACGACCAGCTGGCCCAGATGCTTTCCGATCCCTCCATGCTCCAGACCATGAACGCCGCTCTCGACAACCCAGACTTCATCAACTACATGATCCAGAGCAACCCCCACTTGCGCAACGTGCCCAATGCTCGAGAGATCATTCAGTCGCCTTTCATGCGCCAAATGATGACCAACCCGGACATGCTCCGCAATGTCATGAGAATGCAGCGCAATATGGCCGGAGGAGGTGGCAACGCCGCGTTCCCGGCGCCTGGCACAACCGACACCACACCTGCTgaggctgcagcagctggtgccaacaccaacaacgcAGCTCCCTTCGGCTTCCCTGGAGGTCTCCCAGGTATGCCGGGTCTCGGCGGTATGGAGGGGCTTGGCGACCTCGGTGCGCTGTTTGGTCCTGGCAGCCCCTTTGCGCCTCAGCAACCCGGAGCCACCCCTGGTGCCGCCGCGGCAACCGGGAGCAACGCGCAGGCTCCggcaggtgcaggtgctACTGGGACGACGGGAGCGGCGACGGGGGAGCAGGGCGCGAATGCTACATCAAGCCCGCCTCCGGCCAACCCTTTTGCTGCACTCTTCGCTCCGCCTCCTTATGCGGCCCAGGGCCAGAACGCTGCCCAGGGTCAAGGCCAGGTCCCAACAAACCCCTTTGGTTCTCCTTTCGGCCAGATCAACCCCGAGATGATGCAGCAGATGATGAACATGTGGGGTctcggccaaggcggcgctgCCGGTGGAGGctctcccgcccccccgGACAACCGCCCTCCCGAAGAACGTTATGCTGAGCAACTGCGCCAGCTCAACGACATGGGCTTTTTCGATTTTGATAGAAACGTGGCGGCCCTGCGCCGCAGTGGTGGAAGCGTGCAAGGCGCTATTGAGCATCTTCTTAGCGGCTGA
- a CDS encoding Putative aminoacyl-tRNA synthetase, class I, rossmann-like alpha/beta/alpha sandwich, protein MSSTLVSRLPELRRNICRRCAGLSVVQLQQNRPRWISQKVVEKREMGETEWAKRAVAIQQGDAQNIWDIFEERGYIKDVAGRTPQVKELLRTKRIGAYVGVDPTAESLHVGHLLPFMPLFWMYLHGYTAVSLVGGATGRIGDPTDRLKTREVMANSEVSMNITKLHYQLKKLWANVEALGRKYGTQPDWAAKRHLVNNNMWWQGLPMYDVMKRLGRYMRLGPMLSRDTVKNKMEKGDGMSLAEFIYPLMQGWDFWHLYSKLGVQMQIGGSDQFGNIVTGIEAVKTIRSSEENPYVRMPETWKDDPIGFTVPLLTDSAGAKFGKSAGNAVWLDPFKTSAFDLYGYFARRPDDEVERLLKLFTFLPMANIQRLMAEHVQDPPKRIAQHTLAFEVLSLVHGADVAIREQQQHQFMYSKGGNSAQIAAAAAATANTPGAGDNMAPYKAVEGQPTTLNNAPKMDIQLPEDLIYNQGIARILYAAGLASSVSDGHRIARAAGAYVAAAPGKDMRGLVPGNLDWTPVKLWFPQDVPKFLIDGRVLILRKGKHNVRIIEVVSDQSWQESGRSYPGEPFKGKTRVLLNQLKEVAAAEGRKLSRSALEQMVREKMATEEEEVAVANNPDIKFPTKSERRQQASGEGHKPQ, encoded by the exons atgtcgtcgacgttggTGTCCCGCCTCCCCGAGCTGCGGCGAAACATCTGCAGACGATGCGCCGGGCTCTCAGTAGTTCAATTGCAGCAGAACCGACCCAGGTGGATATCGCAAAAGGTAGTGGAAAAGCGCGAGATGGGAGAAACGGAGTGGGCGAAGCGCGCCGTGGCTATCCAGCAGGGTGATGCCCAGAATATTTGGGACATCTTTGAGGAACGAGGTTATATCAAGGACGTCGCAGG ACGAACACCGCAAGTCAAAGAGCTCCTACGAACCAAACGAATAGGCGCATACGTCGGAGTCGATCCGACGGCAGAGTCCCTCCACGTCGGCCACCTACTCCCCTTCATGCCCCTTTTCTGGATGTACCTCCACGGCTACACCGCTGTGTCGCTGGTTGGTGGTGCAACGGGCAGGATAGGCGATCCGACGGACCGTTTGAAAACCCGCGAGGTCATGGCAAACAGCGAGGTATCGATGAACATCACAAAGCTCCACTACCAGCTTAAAAAGCTTTGGGCCAATGTCGAGGCGCTCGGGCGCAAGTACGGCACGCAGCCTGACTGGGCGGCTAAGAGGCATCtcgtcaacaacaacatGTGGTGGCAGGGCTTACCGATGTACGATGTCATGAAGAGGCTGGGCCGCTACATGCGGTTAGGGCCAATGCTCAGCCGTGATAC CGTCAAAAACAAGATGGAAAAGGGCGACGGCATGTCCCTTGCGGAATTTATTTACCCCTTGATGCAGGGGTGGGACTTCTGGCATCTGTACTCCAAGCTGGGTGTGCAGATGCAGATCGGGGGCTCTGACCAGTTTGGCAACATCGTGACGGGtatcgaggccgtcaagacGATTCGGTCTTCGGAGGAGAACCCCTATGTGAGGATGCCCGAGACCTGGAAGGATGATCCTATCGGCTTCACCGTGCCCCTCCTGACAGACAGCGCGGGCGCCAAATTTGGCAAGAGCGCCGGCAACGCCGTCTGGCTCGACCCTTTCAAGACCAGTGCCTTCGACCTATACGGATACTTCGCCAGAcggcccgacgacgaggtcgagaggCTGCTCAAGCTCTTCACTTTCCTGCCGATGGCCAACATTCAGCGGTTGATGGCTGAGCACGTCCAAGACCCGCCCAAGAGAATCGCCCAGCACACCCTCGCTTTCGAGGTTCTGTCCCTGGTtcacggcgccgacgtcgccatccgggaacagcagcagcaccagtTTATGTATAGCAAAGGCGGCAACTCCGCgcagatcgccgccgccgccgctgccaccgccaACACACCGGGTGCGGGAGACAACATGGCCCCTtacaaggccgtcgagggccagccgacgacgctgaACAACGCCCCCAAGATGGATATACAGCTCCCCGAGGACCTCATCTACAACCAAGGCATTGCGCGCATTCTCTATGCCGCAGGTCTGGCGTCATCCGTCAGCGACGGCCACCGCATCGCACGCGCAGCGGGCGCTTAcgtcgccgcggcgccgggcaAGGACAtgcgcggcctcgtccccggCAATCTCGACTGGACGCCTGTCAAGCTCTGGTTTCCCCAGGACGTGCCCAAGTTCCTCATTGACGGGCGCGTGCTCATCCTCCGCAAGGGGAAGCACAATGTGCGTAtcatcgaggtcgtcagcgACCAGAGCTGGCAAGAAAGCGGCAGGTCATACCCCGGCGAGCCGTTCAAGGGTAAGACGCGCGTGCTGCTGAACCAGCTCAAGGaggtcgctgccgccgagggccgcaAGCTGTCGCGCAGCGCCCTTGAGCAGATGGTCAGAGAGAAGATGgccaccgaggaggaggaggtcgccgtcgcaaACAACCCGGATATCAAGTTCCCCACCAAGAGCGAGCGACGGCAGCAGGCATCTGGGGAGGGCCACAAACCGCAGTAG
- a CDS encoding Putative succinate dehydrogenase [ubiquinone] cytochrome b small subunit, CybS, with product MASIVRPSLLRQTATAARMAQAAPIRSAFVKNSTRAAAFHTTAKRQLLPVGPQVIDGGVNKPAPVPPPSPAHGSYHWTFDRLLAAGLVPITIAPFAAGSLNPTTDAILCAMILIHSHTGFQNILIDYVPTKHYPKSRKATMWSLNLATALVGLGLYEFETSDVGVTEAVARLWRA from the exons ATGGCTTCAATTGTGCGACCCTCCCTGCTCCGGCAAACCGCCACTGCGGCCCGTATGGCTCAGGCCGCTCCGATCCGCTCCGCCTTCGTCAAGAACTCGACAAGAGCCGCGGCCTTCCACACCACAGCCAAGAGGCAACTGCTGCCCGTCGGACCTC AGGTCATTGACGGTGGAG TTAACAAGCCCGCCCCCGTCCCTCCTCCGAGCCCCGCCCACGGCTCCTACCACTGGACCTTTGACCGTctcctcgctgccggcctggTTCCCATCACTATCGCCCCCTTCGCCGCTGGCTCCCTCAACCCGACGACCGACGCCATTCTCTGCGCCATGATCCTTATCCACTCCCACACCGGCTTCCAGAACATCCTCATCGACTACGTCCCCACCAAGCACTACCCCAAGTCGCGCAAGGCCACCATGTGGAGCCTGAACCTGGCCActgccctcgtcggcctcggcctgtACGAGTTCGAGACTAGCGATGTTGGTgtcaccgaggccgtcgcgcGTCTCTGGAGGGCGTAA